A genomic segment from Danio aesculapii chromosome 17, fDanAes4.1, whole genome shotgun sequence encodes:
- the siva1 gene encoding apoptosis regulatory protein Siva, translating into MPKRSYPFSESFSSQYKVHVGQKEMSSCGVFGLRYRQEIYEKTKSLLFNGTKAVMGRIWKAEGEEKLSDVVESDQTSVSAAHQILLRGQTTIGLDGRLHRARSTPGVGACPPACGVCQRGSALRKCCSQCERLVCSSCVQQCNSCSEICCSVCTVTDYSERYERVLCCGCS; encoded by the exons ATGCCCAAACGCTCGTACCCGTTCAGCGAGAGTTTCTCCTCGCAGTATAAAGTCCATGTGGGCCAGAAGGAGATGAGCAGCTGCGGCGTGTTCGGGCTCCGCTACCGACAGGAGATCTAcg AAAAGACGAAGAGTCTGCTGTTCAACGGAACAAAGGCAGTGATGGGGCGGATCTGGAAAGCGGAGGGCGAGGAGAAGCTGTCAGATGTGGTTGAATCTGATCAGACGAGCGTTTCTGCAGCACATCAGATTCTGCTTAGAGGACAAACAACCATCGGTCTGGACGGACGACTGCACAGAGCGCGCTCCACACCGG GTGTGGGTGCGTGTCCTCCAGCATGTGGTGTGTGTCAGCGCGGCTCTGCTTTAAGGAAGTGCTGTTCTCAGTGCGAGCGTCTGGTCTGTTCCTCGTGTGTCCAGCAGTGTAACAGCTGTTCTGAGATCTGCTGCTCCGTCTGCACTGTCACTGA